A stretch of Triticum aestivum cultivar Chinese Spring chromosome 1D, IWGSC CS RefSeq v2.1, whole genome shotgun sequence DNA encodes these proteins:
- the LOC123181943 gene encoding 1-(5-phosphoribosyl)-5-[(5-phosphoribosylamino)methylideneamino] imidazole-4-carboxamide isomerase, chloroplastic, producing MASRCAARLPHPPCAAPHHGWASSRVSARPAQSGASRGRAVVCAVSFRPCIDIHKGKVKQIVGSTLRDASDDGTALVTNFESDKSPAEFANIYKEDGLVGGHVIMLGGDPASRSAALEALHAYPGGLQVGGGINLENAMSYLNEGASHVIVTSYVFSDGKMNIERLTQLVELVGKERLILDLSCRKKDGRYAIVTDRWQKFSDVFVDGPTLERLAAYADEFLVHGVDVEGKRLGIDEELVELLGSHSPIPTTYAGGVSTMDDLERIKKAGKSRVDVTVGSALDIFGGDLPYDDVVRWHKEQNLVSKR from the exons ATGGCGTCGAGATGCGCGGCGAGGCTTCCACACCCGCCGTGCGCGGCGCCGCACCACGGTTGGGCGAGCTCGCGGGTCTCGGCACGCCCGGCGCAATCCGGCGCGTCAA GAGGGCGTGCCGTCGTGTGCGCCGTCAGCTTCAGGCCATGTATCGACATTCACAAG GGGAAAGTTAAACAGATTGTTGGCTCTACTCTCCGGGATGCATCGGACGATGGCACGGCACTAGTGACAAACTTTGAATCAGACAAGTCTCCAGCAGAATTTGCAAATATTTATAAAGAGGATGGACTTGTTGGTGGACATGTAATAATGCTTGGCGGAGACCCTGCAAGCCGTTCTGCTGCCCTGGAAGCACTACATGCATATCCTG GTGGTTTGCAAGTTGGAGGTGGAATAAATTTGGAGAATGCAATGTCATACCTTAATGAAGGAGCAAGTCACGTGATTGTAACTTCT TATGTGTTTAGTGATGGCAAAATGAACATTGAAAGGCTGACGCAACTTGTCGAGCTTGTTGGGAAAGAAAGGCTTATTTTGGACCTGAGTTGTCGAAAAAAG GATGGCAGATATGCCATTGTGACTGACAGATGGCAGAAGTTCAGTGATGTCTTTGTGGATGGGCCAACATTAGAACGTCTTGCTGCATATGCAGATGAGTTTTTGGTTCATGGAGTTGATGTGGAGGGCAAAAG GTTAGGAATTGATGAGGAACTCGTGGAGCTACTGGGAAGTCATTCACCT ATCCCGACAACATACGCCGGGGGCGTGTCAACGATGGACGACCTGGAGAGGATCAAGAAAGCAGGCAAGAGCCGAGTCGATGTCACTGTCGGGAGCGCCCTAGACATATTTGGGGGAGATTTGCCGTACGATGATGTTGTCCGTTGGCACAAGGAGCAAAACCTGGTTAGCAAACGGTGA
- the LOC123181945 gene encoding nodulation protein H — MVLQAKMIVYSSKSSKGTLFPVRSMLVFFIALFGFYVCYFSFTQITLENEEEEMNGAEERTNVLCKRPSEIPYEQMQYVHFPRPMSYDRGECECTPVRFFVIVSMQRSGSGWFETLLNSHPNVSSNGEIFSVRERREDIASILWTLDKLYDLDWHTSAAKNECTAAFGLKWMLNQGLMDYPDEIVDYLIKKGVMVIFLFRRNTLRRLVSVLANDHDKKTKQLNGTHKAHVHSQEEAEILARFKPEVDVSSLIPSMRSAEQSMDACLRRFRATRRMILYYEDVIRDDNALSRVQEFLGLPVRRLSSRHVKIHTSPLPDLVDNWEDVRRTLKPTEFARLLDG; from the exons ATGGTGTTGCAAGCAAAAATG ATCGTGTACTCATCTAAAAGCTCAAAGGGAACGCTGTTTCCTGTACGATCAATGCTTGTCTTCTTCATTGCACTATTTGGTTTCTATGTCTGCTACTTCTCCTTCACTCAAATAACCttagaaaatgaagaagaagaaatgaaCGGAGCAGAAGAACGAACAAACGTTCTATGCAAAAGACCTTCAGAAATTCCATATGAGCAGATGCAGTATGTGCACTTTCCAAGACCTATGAGTTACGACAG GGGAGAATGTGAATGTACCCCGGTCCGTTTCTTTGTCATTGTATCAATGCAAAGATCAGGCAGTGGGTGGTTTGAGACTCTGCTCAACAGCCACCCCAAtgtcagctcaaatggtgaaaTCTTCTCGGTGAGGGAGCGCAGAGAGGATATCGCGTCGATCTTGTGGACTCTTGACAAGCTGTATGATTTGGATTGGCACACCAGCGCAGCAAAAAATGAATGCACGGCTGCATTTGGATTGAAGTGGATGCTAAATCAG GGCCTTATGGATTATCCAGATGAGATTGTGGATTATTTGATAAAAAAGGGTGTGATGGTGATATTTCTCTTCAGGAGGAATACATTAAGGAGGCTCGTCTCTGTGTTGGCCAATGACCATGACAAAAAAACGAAGCAGTTGAATGGCACCCACAAAGCGCATGTTCACTCACAAGAGGAG GCTGAGATCCTAGCGAGGTTCAAACCGGAGGTGGACGTGTCATCTCTGATCCCAAGCATGAGAAGCGCGGAGCAGTCCATGGACGCCTGCCTGCGCCGCTTCCGCGCCACGCGCCGCATGATCCTCTACTACGAGGACGTAATCCGCGACGACAAT GCGCTGTCTCGGGTGCAGGAGTTCCTGGGACTCCCGGTGAGGAGGCTGTCCAGCCGGCACGTCAAGATCCACACCAGCCCACTCCCGGACCTGGTGGACAACTGGGAGGACGTGAGACGCACGCTCAAGCCCACGGAGTTTGCTCGTTTACTTGACGGCTGA
- the LOC123181942 gene encoding protein ABCI12, chloroplastic isoform X1: protein MAAVHLRPFHPLALPAAKTTASPNRLHLSAKARATSRSARLALLVCSASSPATPAAPSSSSSPGDTGGAAAAAARWAAWIPRAAVGGVGPEKVLRLISGAAATPICQFVESPRTFLHSVDPRVKLVWLLALVVLPARSNIYMRFGLVACLALLSMWVLPNHVWKDQLGRVTLLSGIIFIMLGFGSDGAPSLVQTRTPPPSVLGVPNIPSSLSGYSYTIMKLGPLQFTRKGLSVASTSACLSFAIFQSASLCLTTTTPEQLASALWWFMIPLKLIGAPVPEIILTLLLSLRFINLVFDEVRNSALAIVTRRIDWKKLATMETIDIFFNYVQRIFKNIFDHAEQISKAMVARGYRGDPSKHKIYFLAESSFGIVDALSLLCLLAVMGLASFSERLV from the exons ATGGCCGCCGTCCACCTCCGCCCATTCCACCCCCTCGCGCTCCCCGCGGCAAAAACCACCGCCAGTCCCAACCGCCTCCACCTCTCGGCGAAGGCAAGGGCGACGAGTAGAAGCGCCCGCCTCGCCTTGCTCGTGTGCTCCGCTTCCAGCCCCGCCACGCCCGCAGCCccctcctcgtcctcgtccccAGGGGACACGGGTGGCGCAGCGGCGGCCGCGGCCAGGTGGGCCGCGTGGATCCCGCGCGCCGCGGTGGGCGGGGTCGGCCCGGAGAAGGTCCTCAGGCTCATCTCCGGCGCTGCGGCCACGCCCATCTGCCAGTTCGTCGAGTCCCCCCGCACCTTCCTCCACTCTGTCGACCCCCGCGTCAAACTG GTGTGGCTTTTGGCCCTTGTTGTCCTACCAGCCAGGTCAAATATCTATATGCGGTTTGGTTTGGTAGCATGCCTTGCTCTTCTTTCAATGTGGGTTCTGCCGAATCATGTTTGGAAG GATCAACTTGGAAGGGTTACCCTTCTTTCAGGCATCATATTCATAATGTTGGGATTTGGTTCTGATGGCGCGCCTTCGCTAGTCCAGACAAGAACTCCTCCCCCATCTGTTCTAGGTGTGCCAAATATTCCTAGTTCCTTGAGTGGATATTCTTACACAATCATGAAACTAGGACCACTGCAGTTTACCAGGAAAGGCCTATCAGTAGCGAGTACATCGGCATGCCTCTCCTTTGCG ATATTCCAAAGTGCAAGTCTCTGCTTAACCACAACCACTCCTGAGCAGCTTGCTTCTGCTTTGTGGTGGTTTATGATTCCACTGAAGCTTATTGGTGCGCCAGTACCCGAGATAATACTTACACTGCTATTATCTTTGAGGTTCATTAATCTAGTATTTGATGAG GTTCGCAATTCTGCACTGGCAATCGTAACACGTCGGATTGATTGGAAAAAGCTGGCCACTATGGAAACTATAGATA TTTTTTTCAACTATGTCCAGcgaattttcaaaaatatatttgatcACGCGGAGCAAATATCCAAG GCAATGGTTGCTCGAGGATACCGCGGTGATCCTAGCAAGCACAAGATCTACTTCCTCGCGGAGTCTTCATTTGGCATCGTGGATGCATTGTCGTTGCTCTGTTTACTTGCTGTAATGGGCCTGGCTTCCTTTTCAGAAAGATTGGTTTGA
- the LOC123181946 gene encoding DNA-directed RNA polymerase II subunit RPB7, producing MFFHIVLERNMQLHPRHFGPHLRDKLVAKLMKDVEGTCSGRHGFVVAITGVEDIGKGLIREGTGFVTFPVKYQCVVFRPFKGEILEAVVTMVNKMGFFAEAGPVQIFVSNHLIPDDMEFQSGDVPNYTTSDGSVKIQKESEVRLKIIGTRVDATEIFCIGTIKDDFLGVISDPGGAL from the exons ATGTTCTTCCACATCGTGCTGGAGCGGAACATGCAACTGCACCCGCGGCACTTCGGCCCGCACCTCCGCGACAAGCTCGTCGCCAAGCTCATGAAGGACGTCGAGGGCACCTGCAG CGGGCGGCACGGGTTCGTCGTGGCGATCACGGGGGTGGAGGACATCGGCAAGGGGCTCATCCGGGAGGGCACGGGCTTCGTCACGTTCCCCGTCAAGTACCAGTGCGTCGTCTTCCGCCCCTTCAAGGGCGAGATCCTTGAGGCCGTCGTCACCATGGTCAACAAG ATGGGGTTCTTCGCAGAGGCTGGGCCTGTGCAGATCTTTGTGTCAAACCAT TTGATTCCTGACGATATGGAGTTCCAGTCTGGTGATGTGCCAAACTACACAACTTCTGATGGATCG GTGAAAATTCAAAAAGAAAGTGAGGTTCGTCTGAAGATTATAGGCACTCGTGTTGACGCAACAGAAATT TTTTGCATCGGCACGATAAAAGACGACTTTCTGGGCGTTATCAGTGATCCTGGTGGAGCGCTGTAA
- the LOC123181942 gene encoding protein ABCI12, chloroplastic isoform X2, which translates to MAAVHLRPFHPLALPAAKTTASPNRLHLSAKARATSRSARLALLVCSASSPATPAAPSSSSSPGDTGGAAAAAARWAAWIPRAAVGGVGPEKVLRLISGAAATPICQFVESPRTFLHSVDPRVKLVWLLALVVLPARSNIYMRFGLVACLALLSMWVLPNHVWKDQLGRVTLLSGIIFIMLGFGSDGAPSLVQTRTPPPSVLGVPNIPSSLSGYSYTIMKLGPLQFTRKGLSVASTSACLSFAIFQSASLCLTTTTPEQLASALWWFMIPLKLIGAPVPEIILTLLLSLRFINLVFDEVRNSALAIVTRRIDWKKLATMETIDIFFNYVQRIFKNIFDHAEQISKVTSSHKWCLPSPVLPQIVAVQSPPEG; encoded by the exons ATGGCCGCCGTCCACCTCCGCCCATTCCACCCCCTCGCGCTCCCCGCGGCAAAAACCACCGCCAGTCCCAACCGCCTCCACCTCTCGGCGAAGGCAAGGGCGACGAGTAGAAGCGCCCGCCTCGCCTTGCTCGTGTGCTCCGCTTCCAGCCCCGCCACGCCCGCAGCCccctcctcgtcctcgtccccAGGGGACACGGGTGGCGCAGCGGCGGCCGCGGCCAGGTGGGCCGCGTGGATCCCGCGCGCCGCGGTGGGCGGGGTCGGCCCGGAGAAGGTCCTCAGGCTCATCTCCGGCGCTGCGGCCACGCCCATCTGCCAGTTCGTCGAGTCCCCCCGCACCTTCCTCCACTCTGTCGACCCCCGCGTCAAACTG GTGTGGCTTTTGGCCCTTGTTGTCCTACCAGCCAGGTCAAATATCTATATGCGGTTTGGTTTGGTAGCATGCCTTGCTCTTCTTTCAATGTGGGTTCTGCCGAATCATGTTTGGAAG GATCAACTTGGAAGGGTTACCCTTCTTTCAGGCATCATATTCATAATGTTGGGATTTGGTTCTGATGGCGCGCCTTCGCTAGTCCAGACAAGAACTCCTCCCCCATCTGTTCTAGGTGTGCCAAATATTCCTAGTTCCTTGAGTGGATATTCTTACACAATCATGAAACTAGGACCACTGCAGTTTACCAGGAAAGGCCTATCAGTAGCGAGTACATCGGCATGCCTCTCCTTTGCG ATATTCCAAAGTGCAAGTCTCTGCTTAACCACAACCACTCCTGAGCAGCTTGCTTCTGCTTTGTGGTGGTTTATGATTCCACTGAAGCTTATTGGTGCGCCAGTACCCGAGATAATACTTACACTGCTATTATCTTTGAGGTTCATTAATCTAGTATTTGATGAG GTTCGCAATTCTGCACTGGCAATCGTAACACGTCGGATTGATTGGAAAAAGCTGGCCACTATGGAAACTATAGATA TTTTTTTCAACTATGTCCAGcgaattttcaaaaatatatttgatcACGCGGAGCAAATATCCAAG GTCACGTCCTCCCACAAGTGGTGCCTTCCTTCACCAGTACTGCCGCAAATCGTTGCTGTGCAATCTCCCCCTGAGGGATAA